The Lutibacter profundi region TTTTACACCTGAAATTAAAGCAATTATAAATATTAAAATACCTGCACTTATAAAACGTACAGAGGCTAACATAAATGGTGGAAGTTCCGTTACAGCAATTTTATTAAGCAAATATGTCGATCCCCAAATTACATAAATTGAGAAAAATGAAATAATAATAAGTAAGGGATTTCGTGATTTATCCATCTTGGATTTAACTATTTTATTTTAGGAAATCTAGTATTTAATTATTCTTCTGGCGGTCTACCATGAATAACTTCAAAATCTCTATCAAAATTATCTCGTAAATACAAACGAAGCTTTGTTCTATAATCTTCTTTTAACCAAGTCACAAAATTATGTGTACTTCTGCAAATACATTTTGTATAACGTTCTATTCTGTAATCAATATCATCTCCTAATTTTTTTGATAGTTCAAAAGCATCATACACATCTTCACTATTCTCAATACATATTTTTGCATGTTGTTTTAAGGAACGTTCTAGTACAACCTTTGAGGATTCACCTTTACTCACAGATTCAATATACATTTTTTTAATATCAAAATAAACTTCTTGTGATTTTGAGAATTCCTTCCTTAACTCAGAGGGCATTTCATATTTAAAATTACTTTCAAGTTCTTCATCACTTAAAATTTTATCTAAATAATAATTTGGTGATTTAAATATTTGTTGCCAATCTAAATCTGCTCCCCAAGGTCCAAAACGATGCATATTATTACCTAAATCTATTACTGTAAAAGTAGCTTTGTTTTTTAAAATACGAGATCCTCTACCAATCATTTGATAATACAACCCTAAAGATTTTGTTGCCCTATTTAAAATAATAGTATTTACTGTTGGTTCATCAAAACCTGTGGTTAATATGCTTACAGAGGTTAATATGGCATGTGGTGTGTCCTTAAACCATTTTAACACCATTTTCCTGTCTTTTTTACTGTATGTATTGTCTAAATGGGCAATAGGGTAACCAGCGGCTTTAAATGATTGATAAACTTGAATTGAAGTATTAATGCCATTGTTAAAAATTAGTGTTTTCTTTCCTTTTGAATGCAATTCGTATGCATTTACTAATTTACCTAACATTTCATTATTTGTGTATAAATCTTCAGAAGATTTTACAGTGTAATCTCCATTGGCTCCAACTTCTAAAGAAGTTAATCCAACGTTGTATGAAAATATTTCGGCACGAGCTAAAAATTCGTTTTCAATTAAAGATTCTATTGTTTCACCTACAATTAGTTCATTGTAATTATCCTTCATTGGAAGTTTAATATTGGAACTCAAAGGTGTTGCAGTTACTCCTAAAATAAATGATTTTGAGAAAAAATCGAATAATTTGGTGAATGAATTGTAATGTGCTTCATCAATTATAACCAACCCAATATCTGAAATATCAAATTTATCATCATTTAACCTATTGTTTAAGGTTTCAACCATTGCTACAAAACAGCTGTAATTATTTTGGTCATCTAAATTTGCTTTGCTATCAACTACTTTATTTGTTACCTCAAATTCAGTAAGCATATTTGATGTTTGCTTACATAATTCAATCCTGTGAGTTAATACCAGTGCTTTTTTCTTATGATGTTTTAAGTATTGGCGAACTAATTCTGAGAAAATAACTGTTTTACCTCCACCTGT contains the following coding sequences:
- a CDS encoding DEAD/DEAH box helicase, which gives rise to MSVSEKTLELEERKVGKDLYSYQKAAISKIFKSFDEAPDDYHLLYQLPTGGGKTVIFSELVRQYLKHHKKKALVLTHRIELCKQTSNMLTEFEVTNKVVDSKANLDDQNNYSCFVAMVETLNNRLNDDKFDISDIGLVIIDEAHYNSFTKLFDFFSKSFILGVTATPLSSNIKLPMKDNYNELIVGETIESLIENEFLARAEIFSYNVGLTSLEVGANGDYTVKSSEDLYTNNEMLGKLVNAYELHSKGKKTLIFNNGINTSIQVYQSFKAAGYPIAHLDNTYSKKDRKMVLKWFKDTPHAILTSVSILTTGFDEPTVNTIILNRATKSLGLYYQMIGRGSRILKNKATFTVIDLGNNMHRFGPWGADLDWQQIFKSPNYYLDKILSDEELESNFKYEMPSELRKEFSKSQEVYFDIKKMYIESVSKGESSKVVLERSLKQHAKICIENSEDVYDAFELSKKLGDDIDYRIERYTKCICRSTHNFVTWLKEDYRTKLRLYLRDNFDRDFEVIHGRPPEE